The genomic region tacatgtatgtacgcTTAACatacgtgtatgtatgtaagtacATGTAACATACGTGTGTGTATGTTTGTACGTGTAACatacatgtgtgtatgtatgtacgtgtaACATAcgtgtttatatgtatatatgtacatgtaacgtatatgtgtgtgcGTACAACATAatgcatatacatgcatgtacatatgatgtatatgtataaatatatatagatacatATCCATGTGATAACGCGGAATGGAATCTGTGGAGAACGTTTcgaatgataaaattaaagaaaatggTGAGGTAATGCCACATGGTGGAGTAAGCCTAAACGAAGTGATAGAATCTGTGTGCACTGTTACACCTAGTGAGGATGGGAAAAGGGAGGGGAAAGTAAggagtaaagaaaaaatgatgaaaaggCTGACAAAAGATAAAGTAtgttttgatattttttcatatctaaggcatatatataagaagtACGGTTTGTATGATGAAGAAATAGAAAGATTTTTGTTGTTTGTTAAGAAAAGGAgagcaaaattaaaaaaaaaggttttatgtaaagtgaaaaaaatagaaaataaatatttaactaaGGTATACGAAACAGATATAGAGGATgagaaatattttgaattgtTACTGTTAGATGTTGAAGCTTGTAGATGtagatatatacaaataaagaCACATGTAAACGAATTAAAGATTCCATATAGATCTAAATACAGGTATATAAGACGAATAAGAAGAGCTTTAGATAAAGTCAAATTTTTAGGTACACttgtaaataaaaactcGGTTGATGCAAATACAGAATTGCAAGTAAAATGTTATCAAacatatattgaaatatctTACCTTCtagaaatgaaaaagtatGAAGAGTGCATTTTAAAAGTGGAAGAGTTTACAAAACTTATAAAGTTAATAAAGCGAATTACGCTTAACATGTTTACAAATATTAACAAGGAAAGAAACGAAGAAGTGGGTATAACTGATGGGATTGGAAATATTGGAGGAGGGGGTGGAGTTAACCAAATTAGTACAAACGAAAATAGTAAAAGTAAAGTAGTAGAACGTAGTATTAAACACACCTTTGATGGAATGGAAAAAAACGAGTTGATGATAAAGAGCAACGTACTTATTgaagaggaaaaaaggatagaacaaatatttgattattttatatcaacTGTTAACTCATATGaacgtatatgtacatataatttaaaaaaaaataaatcaagcaattttaatgaaaaaaggcAGGATGAAAACTTAGCTGAAGAAGTAAATAACATtacagaaataaaaatgagtGAGGACACAACTACTTGTGGCTCAAAGCTGGAAATTCACTGTATCGACAATGTAATaacaattaaattaaaatgtagtatatttgaaataaagGATTGTGAACATAATAGTAGTTCTAACAgaagtagtaataatagtggAAGTAGCATTGCGAGTgtattaagaataaaaaatattttggaaGGTTTGAAAAGCGTCGTGCAAGATGAGGAGTTCACAACATTAAATGTAGACGTTAACATAAAAGATATTACTAGAGACGATAATTTTCCacttttcaaatttttaaaagaattggatataaattttactatAAATGAGTATAGAAGTATTTTTGGGAAATATTTCGAATGCTTGTCAGTAGTACATGAACAGTTAATTAAATCaactaatgaaaataataaattatcaaaTGATGACAGACTGatggaaaaaatatggaCAGAActagaaaattatttactttcacaaaaattatatatagatacaGAAAGGATACTCCTAGTATtgatgaaaaatttttatcatgtATACACAAAGAGTggttcaaaaaatatttcatttgttaataaaaagacGTTAAAGGATATTGTAGATGAAATGCCAGAActacatacaaatattattagaTATGCTGATATactaaaacaaaatattgaagaattaaaaaatttagaaaataatgacagttttattaatatatttcaaataataaaaaatgttaagtCTTTATGTCTAGCTTGTTATTATgctatgaataataaaaatgcagAAGCCCATGTATTATTTgatttaattaaaactagaaattatatatatattaaacttaacagtatgcaaatatataataactcCCTATTTCGTGTATCCgtactttttaataatttacaaaatttagtttcaattattaatgaaatatattactttagACATTTGGCCATATATGCATTACAAGTAAAAACCAAATCATTAGCAAACgaacataatttattctatttagataattctttttttcaacgCAAAATGAGTTATATATCGTTGAATCCATTGCATATTGATATGACGCAAATGTGTTGTGAAGATTCATTACTTAACCCCGATCTGCAAAAGGAGGAAAAATCATCGGGCATTAGAGGACTTCTATGGTCCTTCTGGAAATAGGAGCAAAAGTGTTAAGCGATAGATGATGTGCAATACCCAACACACACACCGCAGGAGTGCGTATAATCTCTATTTTACAAATGCTTTCGCGTATTCATtcgttcatatatttatttaagcGCTACTTTATGCACCATTTATCCATTCATTTATCCTTTCATTTATccattcattcattcattttttttttttggtacaTGTGTGTAACCGCAAGTTAGTGCCTTCAGCTCACAATATGTGCATTTCCTTTTGTGTGTATATTTTGTCCTCTTTTtactgttaattttttaataagcaaaacttataaatgtaaacaaaattaagAATGGAAAACCACTTTCATTTCTACAGATTATCTAAATTTCCATTTCTACAgattattcaaaattttagaCATAAAGgattatatatctatacaacatcaattttttttttttttttttttttttttttaaatgatccaaattaaaaattttttcttctttttttttcatttttttttttatgagaCCAGTTTAACAAGAAACAGTTTATAAGGTAAAAAgttttacaatatattttaaaaaatatatataaatttaaaaagatatgtaatatataaatatggaagtatgtatgtatgtaaatgtacGTAAAGGTGAGTGTATAAATATGCGTCTTCTCAGAAATGTAGCTCCTGAACGGTAGTAGCCTTAGTTTCAGTCAGCCGCTTATCCACTCAATTCCATAATTGATTGAACTAGGtcgttattattttttctaaggACTGAAATAGCCGTATCTCTACTGCACTTTGTTTGGGACATAATCAGCTCTATATCCTCCTGTGAAACGTCTCCCACTTTTTCTACAAAAGGAGAAAATGCATAagcattcatatataattataagtatatatacatatgtatgcatatgtatacgtatgtatatatatttgaatgtGTGTGCACTGGACTGTCGAGGGTTTACACCtcaatttataaaaaaaaaaaaaaaaaaaaaaaaaaaaaaaaaacgtaaGCAAAAAGAGATACGATGAATAATAGGATAAACAAAAAGGTATAATAATTACGTTCATCCAAATATTGTGTTTTTTCCTCAGATTTTTCAACAGTGTCAAAATTCATGTCTGATTCAACTGGAATATCCGAATCCTTTGGCATATTTTCAGGAAGTAGATCTGAAAGTAATTTTGATAAGGATAGGAAAGTTCAAatctatatatgtaaatgctccagtaataatttaagattacatatatgtacaaatagaAGCACGGTATATACCCCCcaacacacacacatatatacatatacacatgcagatatgtaattatgcatgtacagatacatgtatatatatgcataatatatGGTAGCACATATGATACAAATACATTTTCACAAAaacattcatatttatatttttggtGCCGTTTCTTTTGTtcttaaaaagaataaagaaaaatcaGACTCAATATATAATCAAGttaggcaaaaaaaaaaaaaaaaaaaaaaaaaaaaaaaaaaaaaaaaaaaaaaaaaaaaaaaaaaaaaaaaaaaaaaaaaaaaaaaaaataaaaaaaaaaaaaaataaacaaataaacaaataaacaaataaacaaataaacaaataaacaaataaacaaataaacaaataaacaaataaatgaatgaatatataaataagttaaCAAGTGAGcacgtaaaaaaaataaacaaaagaataaaaaatttactgtTGATTGAATTTGTTATGTCATCCGTTTTGGCATCCCCAAATATAACATACGATTCTGTTCCTTCTATTTTATAAACTTCTACATTGGAAACAGCAAAGATCATCTTGTGcgatttttttatgataactTTATGCACATTTGTTATTGGTTTTAACCCAAGTTTCACAAGCATCTTTCTTGCTCTTCTTTCCCCCTTGCTCATTTTTGTTCTATTAGGAggatttaaaatatttatattttcatcattttcttCATATGACGAACCTGAAGATATTTCATCTTTCGAATTTGCTTTTTCGTCTTGCATTTTGCTTTATATTATACCGTTTTATATTTCTCTAATAcaaacacaaatatataagtacatatacgtTTATAAATGTACACGTTACTcgtataattaattttaaagagGGTTGTGTGCTTCGTCGCAATGTAGAATGAAGAAAGGTTAAAAAGGTTACAGAAAAgcagttatatatatatatatatatatatatatgtatacacatgtattatagatatatattaacgtGCAGAttcagatatatatatatatatatatatatatatatatacaaatatatatatacatatgtatcaCCTTTAATCGTTCTTTAAAAAAGATGCCCTTAACAAtgtagataaaaaaaaaaatgttgaacagaaaaaatgaatttaagCATATATTTCGCTATAGATTATgcaaaaatgtatacataatactATGGTTCTTTTAAAGATTTttctctaattttttatcttttttttttttttttttttaaactgtTAAGGATAAGAACGTAAAACTACgatttgatatatatttttaattgagcatatatttaaaatattctttttttaaatgggaaaaaaaaagaaaatttataaaccATTGCAAGGACTATAATTGGTATTAATATGTTAAGCACTGGGCTCTTTTTAACCTTTCtattcgtatatatatatatatttttttttttttttgagttgGTAGTtggtatatatgtgttatgatgcatacatatatatatatatatattattaatgtacataatacatatatacatgtgcacattacgtatataatacataaatatatattatatacttacatTCATCAtattgcttatatatatatatatatataacacacGCTGTTATGATTTATAGTTATATGAGTTTAGAgagaaacagaaaaaattacCTAAGGGTAGCAAACATTAGCAactacatatacatataaattaataaagctAGAATCTTCTCTCTTAAAACAAAGgtgcaaaaaagaaaaaaggttATCCATAAACAAATgcaaaaaatgcaaaaaatgtaaaaaatgcaaaaaatgtaaaaaatgcaaaaaatgtaaaaaatacaaaaaatgcaaaaaatgcaaaaaatacaaaaaattcaaaaaatacaaaaaatacaaaaaatgcaaaaaatacaaaaaatgcaaaaaatgcaaaaaatgcgaaaattacaatatttacataaaaatattgaaatgaTTCTCATATGATAAGATAACATATAATTGTGAAAACATGAAACCATATGtatgaatacatataaatatatatttatatttatccttCGCTTTTTCTGTAGAAATATTAtacgaaaaattattttttttatttatatgaacgGTTAATAAACTTGTTACATGAACAAGTTAGGTAATAATATGCCATaacagtatatattttatttgtaatttctattatatatgtatgttccTCCATTATTCTTCACCTAAACATAGAAACTTTCCAAATTAAGCctccttttaattttagggtatctcttttttctcaattttacatattttagaACAGCGCatggcatatatatatgcatttaatatatatacttatggatatgtgtatatgtatgtaagcatatatatatatatatatatttatttaaaattattgtgtatattttttatttgaacaagaataaaaaaatagaggtAAAAAAGAGCTTTTATCGcctatttttatgttatcatatatattttaagtatttataGAAATAGTGTtacaattaattaattttacgtt from Plasmodium malariae genome assembly, chromosome: 11 harbors:
- the SRP68 gene encoding signal recognition particle subunit SRP68, putative — translated: MESVENVSNDKIKENGEVMPHGGVSLNEVIESVCTVTPSEDGKREGKVRSKEKMMKRLTKDKVCFDIFSYLRHIYKKYGLYDEEIERFLLFVKKRRAKLKKKVLCKVKKIENKYLTKVYETDIEDEKYFELLLLDVEACRCRYIQIKTHVNELKIPYRSKYRYIRRIRRALDKVKFLGTLVNKNSVDANTELQVKCYQTYIEISYLLEMKKYEECILKVEEFTKLIKLIKRITLNMFTNINKERNEEVGITDGIGNIGGGGGVNQISTNENSKSKVVERSIKHTFDGMEKNELMIKSNVLIEEEKRIEQIFDYFISTVNSYERICTYNLKKNKSSNFNEKRQDENLAEEVNNITEIKMSEDTTTCGSKLEIHCIDNVITIKLKCSIFEIKDCEHNSSSNRSSNNSGSSIASVLRIKNILEGLKSVVQDEEFTTLNVDVNIKDITRDDNFPLFKFLKELDINFTINEYRSIFGKYFECLSVVHEQLIKSTNENNKLSNDDRLMEKIWTELENYLLSQKLYIDTERILLVLMKNFYHVYTKSGSKNISFVNKKTLKDIVDEMPELHTNIIRYADILKQNIEELKNLENNDSFINIFQIIKNVKSLCLACYYAMNNKNAEAHVLFDLIKTRNYIYIKLNSMQIYNNSLFRVSVLFNNLQNLVSIINEIYYFRHLAIYALQVKTKSLANEHNLFYLDNSFFQRKMSYISLNPLHIDMTQMCCEDSLLNPDLQKEEKSSGIRGLLWSFWK
- the PmUG01_11041800 gene encoding nascent polypeptide-associated complex subunit alpha, putative, which translates into the protein MQDEKANSKDEISSGSSYEENDENINILNPPNRTKMSKGERRARKMLVKLGLKPITNVHKVIIKKSHKMIFAVSNVEVYKIEGTESYVIFGDAKTDDITNSINNLLPENMPKDSDIPVESDMNFDTVEKSEEKTQYLDEQKVGDVSQEDIELIMSQTKCSRDTAISVLRKNNNDLVQSIMELSG